CGGCAACGAAGTACCCCATGTGCCCTGCGGTGAGGAGGGCCGGGTGATCTCCGATCCTCAATCGAATGGTCCCAATCTCTTCCTCGGATCCGTGGAGCGTGATCTTGTAGTGGTACTGGGGAACGTGGCCTCGAGCGGGGTCCGCAGGATCCTTCGTCTGGACGTATAGGTCGATCACGCGGTCGGTAAGGTGATCCTCGTTGAGCGTCTCGGTGGACATTGCAACCTCGCGAGCATCCACCGCGATGTCGATCCCCGCGGGGCCGGGTTCGCGCAGGGTGACGATGTCGGCGAGCGCAAGCCCCCCTACTTGTAGGGGGTTAGCGAGCCCCCTATCTACGCTGGGGGCATGGATGGAGTGCTACCGCCGAAGATGTATCACCCGAACAAGTACCGCCTCTACCCGTTTCCGAATCAGGAGCGGGAACTCCTCCGACAGTTCGGCGAGTTGCGCTTTCTCTGGAACTACGCGCTCGAACAACGGCAAGATGCGTGGCGGAAAGAGAAGCGATCCATCTCGTACGTGGACCAGTGCCGGGGCCTTGCCAAGTGGAGAGCCTACGACCAGGAGGGGGTCGGGAGGGT
The window above is part of the Thermoplasmata archaeon genome. Proteins encoded here:
- a CDS encoding helix-turn-helix domain-containing protein gives rise to the protein MDGVLPPKMYHPNKYRLYPFPNQERELLRQFGELRFLWNYALEQRQDAWRKEKRSISYVDQCRGLAKWRAYDQEGVGRV